Genomic segment of Cervus elaphus chromosome 15, mCerEla1.1, whole genome shotgun sequence:
TCTTTCCCACCTAAATGCCACCCATATCAACAATACTCTAGACACTCAGTCATAAAATGTGTAACCTGAAAAGATGGGAAGAGAGAAGAGCTGAGCTGAGACCAGGACTGGAGCAGATCCTGAAAGAGAGTAAGGTACATTATAAAGGTGGcaagatattgggttggccaaacagTTTGTTGGGGTTTTCCATAAGATCCTGTGGAAAAACCTgaactaactttttggccaacccaatagaatgGAGCAGAGTGAGGAGGGTATAATGATGGTATTAAAGGTATGTCTTTGGGCTGTAAGTCCTCCCTCTAACTCCCTCAATTTTTGGTTCCTGCCAGCTAATCGGGAGACAGCATTTGTACATGCCATCAGTTCTGCCGGGGTCATGTACACTCTGACTAGAAACTGCAGCCTTGGGGATTTTGACAACTGTGGCTGTGATGACTCCCGCAATGGGCAACTGGGTAAGTAGTGAGCTTGGGGGTGGGTAGGGCAGCCCAGTGAAGTTCACTCAGGCAATGAAAAGCTTGGCAGGTACTTGGTGGAGTGAAGAAGGGTTGTAGTCTTCTAAATCTGAGGAAAATCAAGGTGGACCACTTTGAGCCCAAGCGGCGCTACAGTGACAAACAAGGCCATAGGTAGCTGGGAGCCCTTTTCTCACAGGGTGTTTCCCTTAACTTAAATACAATAGCGATAAAAGAACAGTCCCTTCAGATTCTAACCTATTACTGTCTCGACCAAGGGAGGGGAGCCCTTCCACACTGCCTAGTGAAGGAAAGCTACagggctcaaaatagcctggagttaaaactcccctccaggtcctccccaccgtTCCATACAGAATAAAGAACTTTCTCCCCGGAAGAAAGGAAGGGACCTTAAGATTGATTATGTTCAGCTCAATCCCAGCCAATCCCAGTCTCTGGCCGGTCTCAGGCATTCCTTGCCCCAGTTGTTGAAAGCTAACTAAtcaaaaataatcatgaaaaacAGACCCCCTCAAAACAATGTATCTCtgcatatatatgttttctatatACACCTACTCTCTTCTTAGCGCAGCAGCTCACtcatctgactgctgccccttctcatctcattaaaggtgatctgttcctgtaaagtgccggtcttgtgttttttttctcgAACttcgccttctctaactcccttaccttACACCTATCCCTATCTCATTTCCCCCGTTTACCTCCACTGTCCTCTGCAGTCCTCTGCCCTTCACCTCAACTGCCAACTACTGTTCCATATTATCTCAATtggcctctctcctcctcagggTCTGCACTTTCCTCACGTTTTCCACACCATTTTGTGCCTTCTGGACGTCAATCTCTGGCAGAGCATGTGTACACTCTGCCTGAAGGCCGGGGAACAGGCACCTGCCTCCCGTGGTAGCTACTTAACGTCATTGGAGTCCTGAGCAGGGGATGGGCTGAAGCTAGGAGTacaaaggtgtcaaaaataaatCTGGGGTGAAACTAATCTGGAGCGAGGGCACTCACCCCACCTGAATCCTTCCCCAATCCCCCTAACCCACTTAGAACCAGCAGCCCAGGAGGCTCCGTGCAGCCTGCTCAACGGCCTTTCTGCCCACCACGTTTTCCAGGGGGCCAAGGCTGGCTGTGGGGAGGCTGCAGCGACAACGTGGGCTTTGGAGAGGCAATATCCAAGCAGTTCGTCGATGCCCTGGAGACAGGACAGGATGCTCGGGCAGCCATGAACCTGCACAACAATGAGGCTGGCCGCAAGGTGAGTCCTGCAGCCCGTGGAATCAGGTGCCTGGCTCCATCTACTACCAGGCCTAGGTGCGGACAGCCCGTCAAGTCTTTTATCAGACTGGGCAAACGTGGTACCAAGCCAGCTGGCCAGGTAGACTTGCAGGAAGCCTCGCAACTCACCAGAGGGCGAGACTCCCCAGGGACGCAGTCCCTGGCCCGCTCACTCGTAGCTCTCTCCCCAGGCGGTGAAGGGCACCATGAAACGCACGTGTAAGTGCCACGGGGTGTCTGGCAGCTGCACCACGCAGACCTGCTGGCTGCAGCTGCCGGAATTCCGAGAGGTGGGTGCGCACCTGAAAGAGAAGTACCACGCGGCTCTCAAGGTGGACCTGCTGCAGGGTGCAGGCAACAGCGCGGCGGGCCGCGGTGCCATCGCTGACACCTTTCGTTCCATCTCCACACGGGAGCTGGTGCACCTGGAGGACTCCCCGGACTACTGCCTGGAGAACAAGACGCTAGGGCTGCTGGGCACCGAAGGCAGAGAGTGTCTGCGGCGCGGCCGGGCCCTGGGCCGCTGGGAGCGCCGCAGCTGCCGTCGACTCTGCGGGGACTGCGGGCTGGCGGTGGAGGAGCGCCGCGCCGAGACAGTGTCCAGTTGCAATTGCAAGTTTCACTGGTGCTGCGCGGTCCGCTGCGAGCAGTGCCGCCGGCGAGTCACCAAGTACTTCTGCAGCCGCGCGGACCGGCCACGCGGGGGCGCGGCGCACGAACCCGGGAGAAAACCCTAAGCGACTCCTCTCCCCTCTTGTTTCCCGGTTGgtccttggcttttttttttttttagagaccCCAGTAGTGAGGAATCTAGGGAATAGGGACCCCACACTACCAAGGCCAGGGATCCCGAGGGGGAAAGCTGCTGCATTCTCTCCAGAGCTCGCCACTTTCCCACCTGTTTCCACAGTTCCTCTGCTGTCGGCATCGTTTGCCCACCACACTGAGACCTGCAGCGCTCTGTTCTGAGACTCTGACCTATTGATCTTCCCAGGACTTCGAAGAGAACGGGCGTTCCTTCTCCCGGTCCTACCTGACCTAGCCTGTGGAACTTAGGAACTGGAAGAACCCGTCTGAGATATGCAGGGCCCAGAGAAagcatggcttttttttttttttacccatctTCCCCTCCGCTACCCCTACTCCCCAATTTTCTGCTGTCAGCTCTCTGCCACAGCCGCACCTTCCTTGGGCAGAGGCCCTCCTGTGCTTGATTCCCTAACTGCTGGCATAGACTCCCCAAGAATCTCTACTTTGCCCCCCCttatccttccttctttctctgaaaGAGATACTGAGGAAACCGACCCAAGAAAAAGCATGTCTTTAGGGGTTGGTTCCTAGAGGCAGAAGTTTAAGATGGAGGAAGTGGGAACGCTTGAGTGCCGACTTGATGAAAACCAAGGATGCCACTCACCCTTGTCATGTCTCTAATGGACTTTGCCAGTGGGGCAATGACCTTCCTAGACAATCATCCAAGGTGCCCCAGACATATACCCACAACATCCAGGCAAGAGGTAAGGGGAGAGTGCCAGTTATTTCCTACCCTTTCAAATAAGCTTCTGCATGCTCCTAACCTACATTCTCCTAGCAACCAACTTTACCTCTACTCTTCCTCAAAGGATCTTATTCCCCTGAGCCAAGACTGAGATAAATAAAGCTAATTTCCCTTCAGACCCTGGTTTGCACCTCTGAAGACAGGTCATGAGGAATGAGAAGCTGGGATCCCTCCTTTTCACTAACCTGATTCTCAAATAGGCAGGATTCAAGTACTGGATACTTTCCTTCAATATGTAAACTTCCTGCAATGAAACTGTTAATAGGAAGTTCAGTACCTTGAACTTTAATTTATTGCAGTCACTGTGACATCTTTTTTTCCAGGTATTGAACTTATTCTTGGGGCTATGGGGAAGGGTGCATGGAAGATGTAACCTTTaggctctctcctccctcccaccttgccTGGATACTATCCTCCTGTGGGCCTCACTTCCCTGATGGCCTATGTAGTTATCCTGGCCTGGCTGAGGTTCATCTGCCAAGTATTAGGAAATCATGCCCATAAGTCTTCCACTGATACATTTACTCAGTGGCTAAGACCTTGCTACTTGTGGTGCTTCTGATTCTCTTCTCAGAAGGAAGCAGTACAGCAGGGACTTGCTGATGGAATAGGGCTCGGGAAGGGAAGAACTAACTCCTGACAGACCCTCTGCAGCCCAAGGAGCCTCCCAGTCATCTCCTTCCCCTAGGCTGGTCCTGGATCTGGGTGCCAGGCAACCCTCTGGAGCAGAATGGGTCAAATGCTAGAAGACTTCATCTCATCTCTTGTAGAGCAGAGCACAGGGAAAGAGTAGCTCCAAGTGGGTAAAATGGGAGGAGGCTCTAAGGGTCGATCAGTGAGAGCAGAATGGCTCCCATACTCCAAACTGAGACAACAGCAAGGGCAGATCTCAAATCCCTGGCCTCATCCCTACACATCTTCTGGTCCCACTAACACCTACTGAGGAGAGAGGTTCACCTTCCCTCCTTACAGGGTACATGCTGCCCTCCAGGGTGTTGGGAGTGCTTCACTTCCAGTTCTACCAGCAAAGGCCTTTTGCTCCTTTCCTCAGCTTTGATCTGGGCCTCGTGGATCTCCCAACTAGCCCTTTGTCCCTAATCAAGCAGTAGCATGCACTAACTTGGCTGTCCCACTTGGTAGAATTGCTTGACAGTGTTCAGTAAGAAAATCTGGCAAGACagctagaaaatataaaagtaaaacctTGTAAAGGAAAGTGACATTCCCCAGGAGGTCTCTCAGCATACTACTAGGAGAACTATCATGTGACCTGTGTGACAACTCCAGGTTGGTATTTGAAACATGTCACGCTGCCAGAAAGTTCTTTCACAGGTTATTGTTTTATATTCCCAAATGTCTATGATTGATATCACATTCATGTCTATAAAGAAAACAATACTGAGCTACCTTAGATCTGGATTACTTTCCCCCAGCCCCTTACATTAtccattgattcatttattcattcaacaaagaccACAGTAGAAATACAGTGGTGAACAACATACTGACCTCCTGCATTTGTGGAGTTTAAGTTCTCTCTTATAATCAATCACCAGTGCTGTGTTCCTCTTTATAAATGTGGACAACCAGACTGGCTGCTTGGGAAGATTCAACTTCAAGGTCAGCGAGTGAAAAATCTTTTGTTTTACAGATTTAAACTGACGCTGAGAAAGATGTCTGGCTTGTTCCACCAACTAGTAAGGTACCATGGGGTGAGttctggaacccaggcccctcccctcctcttgtGTGCTCCTTAGGAGTCCATCTGTCTCAGCCAGGGGACAGAAGCGGAGGGAGGTCCTGAGAAGTGACAAGGATGCTGGGTGGAGGGGACAAAACACTGTCTccttcctgtccctggcctgtgagCCTACACACAGGCAGggctttctttccttgaaaagaATCTCAGCCTCAACTGGCCTTAGCAGCAGGTTAGGGCAAAGACAGAGACAGGGTCGTGCTCAGCACTGGCGgtgctgggggtggtgggagggaagggCAGGCCAGGGCACTCGCCTATTGTGGGTCTGGATTGGATGCTTCCACTcattcatttccttttaattaacCCGCATTCCTGGAGGAGAAATATTTATGTTGGCTCCCATAGAGGCAATCTGCAGACTGGAAAGAAGGGGGAAGAAAGCCGGCCTTAGCAAAACAATATCTCTCAAGAGctcaagaagagaaaataagagaacaaaATGCCATTAAAATAGCCTTCTACCCCCACCGGAGTCAATGAAAacttcatttcacatgctaatccCCCACTCCGCCCCCTTCCCTTCTCACAACACCTTTCCGAAAGTGTTTGGGAAAAGTCTTTGCAGTCAGTACACAGCTCCCCGCAGCTCAGACTTCTCCTTGTGTTAGTTCAGGGCCCCAAGTGGGGCTCTCGCTCCAGCAGCGGCTTTTTTCTCCCCCACTTTAATTTAAACAAAGACTTCAGAGTTCATCAACCTCCCACTGAAATTCACAGCTGCTGAACAAACTAATCCCCTCTCCCGGCTTTTCTTCCCTTCAATGGGCTCTTGGCTTCAAAGACACTTTGGGAAAGGACTTTGCTGGGGCTCACACTGCTTTATCAATAGAAGTTAGTGCAAGTATTATCTGAAGAGCAAGTGGCTTTACAAACAAATACTGCCTAACAATCCCTtcctcccaaacacacacatctaGCCTGCAGACATGATGGGATCTACAACAGGATTAGAGATCGTACCCCTGGCTTCACACCCGGCCCCTTTGTGTAGCTGAGCTCAGCCCTGAAGTGGTGTGGGGAAAACCCTGGAGCTGAATGTCAGGCACGGAtggacacatggacacacacacacacacacagtgatgtGGGGAAAACCCTGGAACTGAAtgtcaggcaaagatggagacacacacacacacccccgaaGTATGTGGAGCTGAATGTCAGGCACGGATGGAGACATGCACGtgcacgcgcgtgcacacacacacatacacaccccctcCGAGTGGCCATAAATGCTGCAAGGAGAGAGCCTAATTCAGTGCCACCTCCTTTCTTCAGTTCTCCTGACTTCCTATCTGTCCCCAAGCGCCTCCCCTGCCTTACTGAGGTACAGGAAGCAAGAAGAAAGGACTGGGAAGACAGGTAAGAGCAAAATAGGACCCAGAGGAGATAATAATTGGGAGATGACTGAGGAAACCAAACTAAAGCAGCTTTATTGCACATAAAGTACATCAGGGCTTCAGTGCAGAGTCCAACCATGAAAGTGCAGCCAGGGAGAGAAGGCAGCCCTGAgatgtgtgggggtggggaagaagggcCTCCAAGTCTTGAAGAAGAGTACCAGAAGAGTCTTTCATTAATATGGCTCCTATTCCAGAACCAGGCTTCTAATCACAGAATGAATGGGTCTAGATCTTGCCAGGGCCAGAACTCAGGCAGGCTGAGTCAGGGGCTGCTCCCCATGAGCAGTGGTCCTTCTGCTCCTATCCCATAGTTTAAGACAACTCTCAGCAAAAGGCACTGCACTCCTTCCGCCCTCCACCTCACCTAGTTAACCCTTAACAATGCTGGCAGAGGAGAAATCCCTTCTTAAAAGGGCCTGAGTTCCTTCTCTTGGTTCTGCTCAGCACCCATCACTCATGTCTAGGATTTGTTGAAAGGGTGAGCAGCGGTCAACTCTACCCCAGTCTCTGGGACTCAGAGAAGTATGGAAACATGAAGTCAGAGGCAAGAAGAAGGGAAAGTCAGGCTCATAACCCACAGAAGGGGAAACACATAAGACCCACACGATGGGTATGGCAGAGGTAGACTTGAAAAAATGATCCTGCTCACCCTCTCAGAAACCACTTGGACAGAATACCCCTGGGGGAGAAGGCACCCTATGTCAGCCCCTGTTGGAGTATAGTTTTAGGGAAAGTGAAGAGAACAGGCTGAGCGAGCCCTGGGCAGATCCCAGAGGGCCAGGCATAAAGTTGTAGACAGCAGGCACTCTGCTGGTTCGGAGCCAAGCCTACAGCATCATATACCTGGCAGCAAGGGAGGAAGGctgggaaaaacaaacagaatctGTTCCAAAATTCCCTTCTTGCAGGAAGGGATTAAGTAACAGTAAAAGTGGTCTCCTGGCAAGAGGAGATGCCTGGTTTAGACGTGCAGCTTATGAGCAATGGTGAGGACAGACTTCAGGACAGGCATGAAGCTGGAGACCTCACTGAAGCTGCTGCAGCCCACCACCTGGGCATGCACCATGAGGCCCTGCTCTGAGCTTCCTGCGTCCACACATCGGGCAATCTCATGGAGCCCAGCCAGCACAGGAGGCGAGAGCTGTGGAGGGATTGGCCCAGAGTTAGTAAGCCCAACTCCACCCCTACCCTGGAAGCATGGAGGGGAGAAGCGAGGACTCCTTTCTGGAGTTCTGGAGCCCAGTCCAGGCAACATGTCTATATTCTGTAGGGAACCCAGGGTCATGAGGCTTATGGGAAGAGACACTGCATGCCCTCTGGCCATGGGTGAGGGTGGAAAAACAGGAGGCAGATGAGCACCACCGAGTGTACTTACTGTCCCCTCACAGAGCTTGTCATACAGACATTCTAGACGTTGCGCAGCTTCATCTAGCTTCCGTTTTGTTTTCTGCAGGGAGGGAAATGGATTCTAATTCCAGCCCCTAAGCCTAATACTACACAGGACCATAAAGAATCATGGTACCTTTAGAGCTAGAATGGCTcaattctctttctttcatttgacAGAGGACAAATGGAGACCTGAAGAGGGTAAGTGACTTGCTTTAACTGACTCAGCCAGGAATGAATGGCAGGTCTCCTCACTACTGATCTCACCCTCCTTCCAGTACTCCCTGCTGCCTTTCCAAGAGCTAAGTCTCGGTGCTGTTGGGTCCTGCTACCAAGGAGCTAAACTCCAGACCAGACAAGTCCTCCCCAACTCCACACCGACAATATCAAATAAGTATAAGCTACAGACAGCATGTCCAGGAACAGTAAGAAGATTCACACAAGGAACTGGTCTTACAGTTAAGGGATCCTGGGACCAGCTGGGGTCGGAAGGGAGCATCATGGGGAAGGTTCAGACTCACTAAGTCAGTGGCAGACAGGGCGCAGCGCTGCAGAAGCGCCTCAAAGCTGATCTTCATGGACTGGTGTTCAGGGGGcatctccttcctgtccatctTCTCCAGTGGCTGCTGACATTGCtgaggagggagcagggagacAAGAGAGATAGGCAAGCTGTCCTGCTTATGGCTCCCCTCAGGACTAGTCCTCTGTGATTTGGGGTCATGCTGCTCCCACTGGAGCAGAACTGGGGAGGGGCATCCCCTTTCTCTGCAGTAGGGACACTTGGTatctgcctcccaccccatctctttCAGCCCAGAGTCTACCTCCAATGTGAGGAATGAAGCCATCCTCCATGCTCCCTGCTTTTCTACACCCAAGAAAAGAAGGTTTCCAAGAGGAAGGAAAACACATCATTCCTGTCACCTGCCGGCTGAGTTCTCGTGGGGTTCCAGGGGGAGCATGACTCACACTGGGGACAGTGGGTTGTGAGGAAAGGACCCCTTGAGGCTCAGAAGCGAGGCACATAACTGGAGCAGTAATTGGTGCTGGGGGCATAAATGCCTCTGGcaactaaagagagagaaaagaaaggcacaTGAGTCTAACCTGGAAGAACTCTTCCACCCTGCTTTGAGGGAGTGGCAGAAACTATGAATGAACAAGGGCACAGAACAGTGAGTGGGGAAGTTAGAAGTCAGAAGATGgtgaataagaaagaaagaggggaaaaaaaaaaaagaaagaaagaggaggtgGCTGAGGGGAGAAGAgtgagtggggagagagaggagacagagtGCCCATCTGAGAATGGGAAGGACCAGGCTGCTTCTATAAGGAACTAGAGCGTGGCTCGTTGGTGAATGTATGAGGGTTGAGTTGGGACAGATGTATTCACCTTTTTCCTCTGGAGGTTTCCCTTGAGCACTGGAGCATTTTTCAAGGAGTCCTGAGGTCCTGCATAGTATAAATACAGGGGTATTTAGGGGCATGACCAGAAACACTGAAATTTTTGGTCTGAAGATCAGTAAAATTGTTTTAGTTGGAGTCTTCTACATACACCCTCTGCAGACCAGCCACACACTCAGTTGACATTCCTAACCCTAGTTCACTGGCTTGAGGAAAGAGACTCCCAAGGTggtagtggggaggggaggagaggagagggaggccatGGGAGAAGACTGACCTGGGTGAGGAGTCAAGATGCCAGTGGTCGGGAGGACACCAGCGCGTGAAGTACCTGGCCCTCCTGGAGGGTGGGCCCCAGGGAAGCTGACAGGAGGGGCTGGTGGCTGGGAGCTCATTGGGCTGAAGCCTGGCGCTCTCACAGGAAGCAGAGGGGGCACTGGAGGAGCCCCAGGCAGGGGGACAGAGCCAGGCTGCATAATGTCTGGGAGTGCCATGGGTGGAGCCAGAAGAGGCCATGTTCCAGGGAATCCCACGGGGTTAGGAGCTTGCGCCCTTTGCCCTCGTAACAGCTGAGGCTGAGATAAAGCTGAAATGGGACAGAGAAGAGATTCAGACCACATCAGAGAGGAATCAtggaggaataaaaacaaaactataataataataaataatataagtgTACGGAGATCTACCATTTACAAACTACTTTTAACTATATTCCTTATTTGACCCTCAAAACAACCCTGTGGGATTGAAATGACCAATATAACAAGCACTCtcaattttcaaaagaaacaaagtgGCTAGGTATAGTGCACAAAGTACAAAGCCAAGTACTGACAGTATTAAGAATTCAGACTCCAAGCTCCTCCCACTAGATGGACATATTACTTCCCAAATCCATGTCAGCCATGCCAGCAGTTTTTCTCTGCGCTCTGTCTAGACAGATCTCCATTCAGCTGGTCACTCACCAGGCCTTACCCCAGGGCCCAGAGGCAAAGGCTGTGCTTCCTGGACCCCAGATGGCCTGTAGTCACTTGTATACTGCATTCTGGAGCCCTGATAAGGGCTAGGATGGGAAGGTGTCAAGGGCATCATTAGTGATGACTGAGGTGTAAAAATCCTTGGCCTTGGAGGTAGAACTGGAACCTGTAGGAAGAGAAAAAACGATCAGCAtcttggaaaggaaaagaaagtactaagtaactgaaaatggaaaaacaacagggaaaatgaaaccaaaggctaatttaaaaaaaaaaaccaacaaaattgataaatctttatAAAGACTGACAAATATAAAGAGAGAAGACACAATTCATCAAGATAGAGGACGAAACAGAGAATACTTCAACAGACCCTGCATCCATGAAAGAGATGATAAGGAATGTTACAAATGACTTTACAAATAATTTGACAACttagaaaagtggaaaaaaaaaaatggacgaaTTCCTCAAGAACCACAAACTACCAAAACTCTGCTAAAATTAAACCAAAAACCTGAACGTTCTATAACTATTAAAGGAAttaaatttgtaattaaaaacctcttcccacccccttccccaaaaAGTTTCTAGGTAGACCTAGATAGTTTCACTGGGGAAATTTTACCAAACCTTCAAAGAATTGACGCAAAGGTTCCATAATCTCTTCCAGAATATAGAAGGACCATTTCCTAATTTACTTTATGAGGTCAGTACTACCCTGATACCAACACcacaaaataaaactacagatCAATATTTCTCATAAACTTAGGcacaaaaatcctcagcaaaattttagtaaatcaaatccaacaatgtatataaaaataatataccaCAACCAAATAGGATTTATTCCTGGTCATGGAATGTACaatcatgatatatttaaaaatcaatcaacgCAATCCACCATATcagaagaaaaatcatttgatcatACAAAATGATGcggaaaaaacatttgacaaaattcagcactgaTTCATGACTCAGCATCCAGGAAAAGAAGGAATTTCCTTAGTTTCACAAAGAGCATCTACAGAAACCTAGAGCTACCATTATTCTTGGTGCTGAAAGACTGAATGTTCTCCCCCTAAGACTGGTAACAAAGTTACGGTGTTCACACTCACCATTCTCATTTTAATACTACAAAAAGGCAATAGAAATTAAAGACATGTAATctgggaaaaaaggaagagggatagcctttttaataaatgattctGGATATCCGTtggcaaaaaaaataaaccttgacTCAAATTTCAcacttacacaaaaattaacccaaAGTGAAACATGGACTTAAAACAAAactatttctagaaaaaaaacagTAGGAAACTTAGGGGATCTTGTACTAGGCTAACAGTTCTTTGACTTGACATGAAAAGCATGAACCATAGAAGGAAAACTTTATAAATTGgactttataaatttaatttttggttGCTCTGTGAAGgactattaaaaatatgaaaagaaaaattcttacataattatacacacacacacacatatgaggaCGTGTAAAACCAGTGAAGTCTGTGGATAATActaatgttaatttcctggtcTTGCTATTGTATTGTGGTTGTCTGAGATACTGACATGGGATGTGATGGGCCTGGTGTGCATGAGACTTCCCAGTACATTTCATTGCATCTTCTTGTGAGTCtatgattatttcaaaatagaaaagagagaggaaggttggggagggagggagagtaaATGAGCAAGTAGGAAAAATAGAAGGAGGTGgagcagagggagagaaaaaacgagggtggaaattaaaagatgggaCAGGATAAATCATCAGAATTTTCCTGCCTAATACCTTTATCTACTCTCCCTGGATTTTGCTCCCCCTGGTAGGCTCCTAGTCTCACAAATTAACAGCATCCTATCTATCTGGGCACTGTCCTCTACACCATCATCAGTTTCTGTCAATTCTACTGACTAAATATCTCAAATCCAACCTCACTTTCTagttttatatcatttctttccttcatcatctcctgctATGCTCCTAACTGTCTCTAGCCTTGCCCTTCCTTCTAGGAAGGAAGGGCATAGCTAATCCTTCCCTTGCATAAGACCACTCAATAGCTCCAGAATGCCTTCAGGGTCAAGTCTAAACTCTTGAACACAGAAATGCCAGGTCTCTTCTGATCTAACTATACATACTGTTACCCCAGCCTCAACTAACTCATCCAACTGCCACAAACACCTGCTTTGTAACCTCATTAAAATGTTAGTCATTCCTCAAACAGGCTTTGCTTACTTTCCCTTTACTGCCTTGGCAGATgccattccctctgcctgaagTAACCTTTCTTCACTCTTCCTTTGCTTAAATAACTTTCAATCTTCAAGACTCAGATCAAATATCAGTAAATTGCTTTCTGTGTGATCTCAGGGCTCTTTGATCATATCCCAATCAGGGCATTTATGAATTTTACTGTAGTTAATTTTTACATATCTATCTTTTCACTAGACTACAAGGAAATTAAGGGCAAGGATCACGGTTTGTATACTTTTCTGTTCTAAATGCCTAGCAGTTGTTCAATAAacagctatttaaaaataactgaatctaTGCTTTATGAAGATAggaattttcatcattttttaaattaatatattccAATCATGCCTGGTACTTGGTAGACACTTAATAGGTATTTTTGAATGACTGAATAAGCAGGGTCTTACCTGGTGAGAAGACTGGAATTTCAGTCTGGGAGAAGATGTCTCTTGAGAGTAGGGGGTAGCTCCCACGACAACCCGGGGGAAAGGGAAAGGGGGAGACTGCCGGCCCAAGACACCAGAACCCTGGGCATGAAAAAGTCGATCTCTCAGCTGCTGAACTGGTGGCTATAAAAGTTACAATAATGAAAGACTGtgttaagtaaaattaaaacaagcaaacaacctCTCTTACAAGCCTAGCCTCACATAGCTTTTAAACCTCAGCTGACCCTCAACATTTTGGCCATCTCAGAGAACTCAAAAGGTCTCTAACCCCTGCCAAAGTGACATCTGCCTTACTAGTTATTTCTCTTTGAAGGTACAACTCAActgttttaaa
This window contains:
- the WNT8B gene encoding protein Wnt-8b, yielding MSVNNFLMTGPKAYLIYSSSVAAGAQSGIEECKYQFAWDRWNCPERALQLSSHGGLRSANRETAFVHAISSAGVMYTLTRNCSLGDFDNCGCDDSRNGQLGGQGWLWGGCSDNVGFGEAISKQFVDALETGQDARAAMNLHNNEAGRKAVKGTMKRTCKCHGVSGSCTTQTCWLQLPEFREVGAHLKEKYHAALKVDLLQGAGNSAAGRGAIADTFRSISTRELVHLEDSPDYCLENKTLGLLGTEGRECLRRGRALGRWERRSCRRLCGDCGLAVEERRAETVSSCNCKFHWCCAVRCEQCRRRVTKYFCSRADRPRGGAAHEPGRKP